CGTCTGCGCGATGGCGGGCCGGATGCCCGAGACGACGCACTCCGCGCCCATCAGCCGCACGGCGGCGACGGTCTTCATCAGGTGCTGCGCGACCAGCGAGTCGACGGTCGGCACCCCGGTGATGTCCAGGATCGCGAACCGCGCCTGCTGGTCGACGACGGACTCCAGCAGCGTCTCCATCACGACCTGGCTGCGCGCGCTGTCGAGCGTCCCGATCAGGGGGACGGCGACGATGCCGTCCCACAGCCGGATGACCGGCGTGGCGACCTCCGTCAGCTGCAGCTGCTGGCGGTCGATGAGGGCCTGGCCCTCGGTCAGCGAGGTCTCCATGACCACCAGCCGCAGGGTGCCCATCAGCGCGGTCAGGGTCGTCGCGCATTCCCTGACATGCTCGGCGGACGCCTCCGGCAGGTCGGTGACGAGGAGATTCACCACGGGCGTGCGCAGGGCGTCCACCTCGCGGGAGATCTGTGCGTTGCTGAGACCGGCGCGCGCCCGGGCGGCCGCCATCCGGGCCAACTGCTCACGCACCAGCGTGAATCCGGCGTTGTCGGTGTCCTCCATCCGCCCGGAGAGGGCCACCTGGGCGATCGCGTCGACGACGCCCCGGCCCGCCTCCACCGCCTCGTCCCGCGAGACCGTGAACACCACGCGGAACAGGGGCTCGTCGGCCCAGCGCTGGGCGATCTGCTCGCGGCGACGGCCCAGGAATGCCCCCACCTCCTCCGCGGGCGCCGTCCACTCGGCCGGCTCCGTCGCCGTCTCGTCCTCCGGCATCTCTTTCACTCCTCGTCCGCGTCGTGCCGCTGCGGTCCCGACGGTGACGGCGGGACCGGGCCGTGCACCTCGCCGGGCGACGGCTGTGAGCCGGGGTGGCCGGACGGCGACGGGGACGGCTGTCCGAACCAGTCGAGACACACGACCAGCGCGTCGTCGTCCGGCTCGGGTCTGCCCCGGTGGTCGGTCAGCGCGCGCAGCACCGCGCCAGGCACGTCCGCCGCCGGCAGCAGGGCCGCCGACGCCACCGCCCGGGCGAGGGCGTGCTCGCCGTACGCCTCGCCGCCCGGCGCCACGACCGCGTGCACCCCGTCGCTGACGAACAGCAGCCGGTCGCCGGGCAGCAGGGTGAGCTCCTGGGCCACGTAGTCGGTCTCCTCGAACATGCCCAGCGGGAGCTGCGCGTCCAGGTCCACCCGGGTGAGCGCGCGGTCGCGCACCAGCAGCAGGTGCGGCGAGCCCGCGTCGACGACCCGCAGGCGCCCGGTGGACAGCTCGATGTCCACCAGGAGCACCGACAGGTGGGCCTCGCCCCCGTAGTGGGCGTGGATGGCCTGGTCCGCCAGGGCCGCCTGGTCCGCGATCGGGACGCCGGCCCGGCGCGCGTTGCGCAGCGCGTTGATGCCCAGACTGGTCAGCAGCGACGCCTCGATGCCCTCGCCCATCCCGTCGGTGACGCACACCGTCAGACGGTCGTCGTCGGCCGCCCAGTCGAAGTTGTCGCCGAACACGGCGTAGGCGGGCTGCAGTTGGGCGCCCAGCGCGTACTCGTCCCGGGCACAGGACCGGGCCGGGAGCAGCTGCCACTGGATCTCGGCCGCCAGTGTCAGCCGGTCCGTGCGGCGCGCACACCGGTACGCGTCGGTGTCGCGCTCGGCGACGAGGATCTCGTGGCCCAGCAGCTGCGCCAGCTCGGTGAGCTCGGTGAGCCGCTCCCGGGCCTGCGTCCCGGGCAGCGTGACCGACAGGACGCCCAGGCGGTCGCCGCGCACGGTCACCGGCAGGTGCGCGAGGACGATCCCGTCGCCGAGCTCCTCGACATGCGGTTCCTGGGCGCCGAAGGCCCGGCCGGGCGCGCTGCCGTGCACGGCGGCCGGCGCCGGGACGCTCGTGCCCGGCGCGCCGCCGAACGGCACGGGCAGCAGCACCGTCAGTCCGTAGTCGGCGAGCCGGAGTTCGACCGCTTGTGCCGCGTAGTGGGCGCGCAGCACCTCGCGCAGCGCGTCGGGCAGCCGGTGCGGTGCCGCGGCGCGCAGCGCGCGTCCCGCGGCGACGAGTCTGTTCACGCGGCCGGTCCCGTCGTCGCCCCACGCCGGGTGCGGGCTGACAGTCGCCTCGATCCCTGCGAGAGTGTCACCGTGATGTCCTCCTCCTCGCGTCCGCAGCCCGACCAGGTGGCGCGTGTGACCTCACAGGCGTCCGAGCTGCTGGAAGTCCTGTGGGGTCGCGCCTCCACGGCGCCGGTCTCCGCGTCCCAGCTGCGCGTGCTGTTCATCCTGGAGCACCACGAGGGCATCAACCTGCGCACGCTCGCCGACTCCCTCGGGTCCACACCGCCGTCCACCAGCCGTCTCTGCGACCGGCTCCAGGCCGTCGGCTTCGTCGAACGCCGGACCGCCGCCGGCAGCCGCCGGGAGCTGGAACTGTTCCTGAGCCGTCGCGGGCGCGCGTTCCTGGCCGACCTCAGGTCCCGCCGGGAGGCGGCGCTGGAGGACGTGCTGGAGCAGATGCCGGCGGTGCAGCGCAGCGCCCTGCTGAGGGGGCTGGAGGCGTTCTGCGCGGCCGCGGCCTCGCAGATCCACGACTCCGACGCCGCTGACGCCCGTACCGCCTGACGGTGTCCCCGCGTGCTCGGGTTCGCCCACAGGCACATCGGTGATCCCTTCCGCATCTGTCCTGCTCACTCTGTTGCCTCGTGTGGACAGTTGTCAAATGACAACTGTCGGGCGGCAGTCGTCCACACCTGCGCTTTTCTCCGGGAGACGGCGGGCCCTGCGCGGCCCGCGGACGGCGGCCGTCAGCCGGCCGAGGTCTGCGGCCCCTGCTGCCGGTCGATGAGCTCCAGGGCCTCGTCCGCCTTCTCCGATATCGGCACCGTGATGCTGACCCCGGTCAGCTCCAGCACCCGGCGCACGGCCGGCCTCGGATTGATCACGTGGACGCTGCCCGGCAGGTTCCGGGCCTCCTGGTAGACCCGCAGGATGATGTTCATCCCGGACGAGTCCATGAACGGGACCCCGGAGAGGTCGATCAGGAAGTGCCGTCGTCCGTGATGGAGCTGGTTGGCCAGATGGGCCTGGAACTCGGTCGCGGTGTCGAGATCCAGGTGGCCCTCGACCGTGACCAGAGCGACGTCCTCACGAGGCAGCGTGACCTCGACGGACAGGGGGTTCTGGGCGATGGACACGTGTTCCTCCGAAAGCTGGCGGTCGGGGCGTCTACCCCGGCGGGCGACTTCGATGCGCCGAGGCGGCGGGCGGGGACGGGCGGGCGCGGCACGGGAAAGTTCCCCATCGTCCTGTCCTGCCCCTTTCCACCTGCGGATCCCCGGCCTGTCGGTGCGCACAGCCGGATACCCCCTGATCGCCACCTCATGCATCGCCCCCGCACACCGTCACCGCGGGGGTCCTACCGCAGACGGATGCCCACGATGCAGGTGTCGTCGTCGGTGTCGGACCTGCTGTAGGTGAGCAGCCGGTCCAGCTGCTGGTCCAGCGTCGGCGGCACGGTGCGGGCCTGGACCAGCAACTGCGTCAGCGACTCCTCCACGGACCGGTCGCGCCGCTCGATGAGCCCGTCCGTGTACATCAGCAGGGTGTCGTCCGCGGCCAGCTGGACCTCCTCCTCCTCGTACACCGTCTCCGGCACGGCACCCAGCAGCATCCCCCTCAGCAGGGGCAGCGGAGCCGCCTGGGCCTCCCGCACCAGCACCGGCGGCAGATGACCCGCCCTGGCCCAGCGCAGGGTGTGCCGGGCGGGGTCGTACAGACCGCACACCGCCGTGGCCGTGATCGAGCCCGTCAGATGGTGCGCGACGATGTTGAGCCACGACAGCAGCTGCCCCGGCCCCGCCCCGGTCACCGCCAGCCCGCGCAGCGCGTTGCGCAGCACCACCATGCTGGTGGCCGCCTCGATGCCGTGCCCGGCCACGTCGCCCACGCACAGCATCACCAGGCCGGAGGGCAGCACGACGGCGTCGTACCAGTCGCCCCCCACCAGGTGCTCCTCCTCGGCCGGCCGGTAGCGGACGGCCACCTGGAGGCCGGGAGCCTCCAGCGGGGCCCGGGTGGGCGGCATGATGGCGTGCTGCAACTGCAGCGCCAGCCGACTGCGCTCGCTCGCGTGCTGCTCGGTCTGCGCCAACTGGTCGCGGGTGGCTGCCAGCGCCACCTCCGTCCAGTGCTGCGACGAGATGTCCTGGTAGGCCCCGCGGACGGCGACCAGCCGACCGTCGGTGTCCAGCACCGGCTCGGCGACGATCCGCATGTGCCGGGTCACCCCGTCCGGCCGTTGCAGCCGGAACGCGGCGGAGGCCGGACGGCGGCGGTGCAGCAGCGTGCGCAGCAGACGGCCCACGATCACCGCGTCGTCGGGGTGCGTGTGCGCCGACAGGTCCTCCAGCCGTACCGGAGGACTCGACAGCGGCCGCCCGTACAGGGCGAACAGCTGCCCGTTCCAGGTGGTCTCGCCGGTGAGCAGGTCCTCCTCGAAACCGCCGATGCGGCCGAGGCGCTGGGCGTTCTGCAGCAGGCTCGCCAACCGCGCCGCCTCGTCCTCGATCCGCCAGATCAGCAGCACGCACGCGCCGTGCCGGCTGATGCTGAGGTCCGCCACGGCCGCCAGCGGCACCTCGCCGACCAGTGCCGTCAGACTCATCCGGCGGGCCCGGAACGGCTCGCCCGTGGCGTGCACGCGCTCGATGCGCTGGAAGAGGTCACCGCCACCGGCGGCCATCGGATAGGCCTCAAGCAGCAGCGCGCCGTTGATCACGGCCCGGGGCCGGCCCGCCGGGTCGAGGAAGCGGTCGTTGACGTGCTGGATGCGGAAGTCGAGGAGCTTGCCCCCGGCGTCGACGTGCGGCACCAGGACCAGGGCGGGGTCGTGCAGGCCGTCCGTCAGGTCCATCAGCTCCGACGCGTCCGGCAGCACGACCGGCTGCCGGCCGGGCCCGCCCACGTGCACGTACGACTGGAGCGTGTGTGCGCACAGCTCCGCCAGCGCCTCCACCTGGCGCATCACCTGGGGCGGCTGCGGGGGGAGCGGGGCCGGCCAGGCGATCTCCAGAATCCCGTGCACGCGTCCCGCGGTCGCGGCGGGCACCGCGACCCGCCCTCCGCCCGGGTGCAGCTGACGCCCCACGGTGGGCAGTCCCGTCCCGCCGAGCGACCCGATCCACTGGGTCGACCCCTCGGCGAGGGCGTGCCGGGCCACGGTCGCCACGTCCGGCGGCACATACCGCCAGCGCTCGGCCTCGCCGGGGGAGAACCCCGCGCTGCCCGCCAGCGTCAGCGAACCGTCGGAGCTCACCGCCCAGATCGCCACCGCCACCGCGCCCAGCGGCCCCAGCGCGTGCTGGAGCAGGGAGTCGGCGACCGCCTGGGTGTCGTGGGCCGCCGCCAGTGCTCCGCTCTCCGCGGCCCGCAGCCGCACGGCGGCCGACCGCTCCGCCGGATCCTCCGTTCCCGCGACGGTGGCCAGGAAGGCCTCGGTGACCTCGGACACCCGGTCCTTGGCCGCCTGGTTGATGACGTCCACCGCGAACTCCAGGGCAGTCGTCCCGGCCTGTTCGGCGAGATCGGACAGCTGCTGCGCCGCCTCGGCCGGTCCACAGCCGAGGCGCTCCACCAGGATGCCCTTGGCGAGTTCGACCAGCGCCCGTCCGTCCGCCTCGGCCTGCGCCGCCCGCACCTCCCGCCGCAGCCGGTCCACGGTGGCGGCGAGCCGGCCCACCGGCGAGGGCGTGGCGCCCTCCGCCCGCGCGTCCGCCTCCGGCGGGCCCGCGTCCTCCCCGGACACGAGCCGGTTCCCGGCCTGCGGGGCGGGGCTCCCCGGCGCGGCGGCCGGTACGGGCAGGGACCGGGCGTCGTCGGGTTCTGTCGGCTGGGCGGGAATGGTCACGGTGTGCGGACTCCTCGGCTGGGAACGCCTGGGCGCGGGTGGGGCAGGACGTCCTCAGACGGTCAGCCAGCGTCGGACGCAGGCCATGAGGTCATGCGTGTCGACGGGCTTGGTGACGTAGTCGCTGGCCCCTGAGGCGAGGCTCTTCTCCCGGTCTCCCGGCATCGCCTTGGCGGTCACCGCGACGATCGGCAGCTCAGCGTACTCGGGCATGCGGCGGATCTCGGCCGTGGCCGTGTACCCGTCCATCTCCGGCATCATCACGTCCATCAGCACCAGCGCGATCTCCGGGTTGTTGCGCAGTGTCTCGATCCCCTCACGGCCGTTCTCGGCGTGCAGCACCCGGACCCCGTGCAGCTCCAGGATCCCGCTGAGCGCGAACAGGTTGCGCGCGTCGTCGTCGACGACGAGGACCGTGCGGCCCACGACGGCGTCGTCGACCGGCGGCGGCCCCTCGGGCTGCGGGTCGTCCGGGCGGACCAGGGCCAGCACGTCCCCCGGCTGCTCGGCGGAGAGATGCAGGGTGATGCGCTCGCGCAGCTCGTCCAGGCTGGACAGGAACTCCATCGGCTTGCCCGCCGCACGGGACTGCAGGCTCCGCTCCTGGGCGAGGTCCGCGCGGTGCCCGCTGTGCACGAGCACCGGCACACCGGTCAGCGCCGAGTCGTCGTGCAGGGCCTCCAGGAACCGGGACGCCTCCGCGTCGGGCATGCCCAGTTCCAGGACGACGCAGTGGCAGGGCTCCGCCGCCAGCGCGCCCGCCGCCTCGTGCGCCCCGACCGCGGTGACGATGTCCACGGGGGCCGCCGGCGTGCCGTCGTCCCGGCCGCGCACCATGTCCGCGACGACGGACTCGGCCACCAGCGTCAGCAGACCGCGGGGCCGCTCCTCCACCACCAGCAGCCGGCGCGGACGCCGCCCGGGAGGACCGAGCGCCACCGGCACGCCCGGGGCGTCGAC
The window above is part of the Streptomyces sp. NBC_00425 genome. Proteins encoded here:
- a CDS encoding MarR family winged helix-turn-helix transcriptional regulator — encoded protein: MSSSSRPQPDQVARVTSQASELLEVLWGRASTAPVSASQLRVLFILEHHEGINLRTLADSLGSTPPSTSRLCDRLQAVGFVERRTAAGSRRELELFLSRRGRAFLADLRSRREAALEDVLEQMPAVQRSALLRGLEAFCAAAASQIHDSDAADARTA
- a CDS encoding PP2C family protein-serine/threonine phosphatase, translated to MNRLVAAGRALRAAAPHRLPDALREVLRAHYAAQAVELRLADYGLTVLLPVPFGGAPGTSVPAPAAVHGSAPGRAFGAQEPHVEELGDGIVLAHLPVTVRGDRLGVLSVTLPGTQARERLTELTELAQLLGHEILVAERDTDAYRCARRTDRLTLAAEIQWQLLPARSCARDEYALGAQLQPAYAVFGDNFDWAADDDRLTVCVTDGMGEGIEASLLTSLGINALRNARRAGVPIADQAALADQAIHAHYGGEAHLSVLLVDIELSTGRLRVVDAGSPHLLLVRDRALTRVDLDAQLPLGMFEETDYVAQELTLLPGDRLLFVSDGVHAVVAPGGEAYGEHALARAVASAALLPAADVPGAVLRALTDHRGRPEPDDDALVVCLDWFGQPSPSPSGHPGSQPSPGEVHGPVPPSPSGPQRHDADEE
- a CDS encoding SpoIIE family protein phosphatase, with the translated sequence MSGEDAGPPEADARAEGATPSPVGRLAATVDRLRREVRAAQAEADGRALVELAKGILVERLGCGPAEAAQQLSDLAEQAGTTALEFAVDVINQAAKDRVSEVTEAFLATVAGTEDPAERSAAVRLRAAESGALAAAHDTQAVADSLLQHALGPLGAVAVAIWAVSSDGSLTLAGSAGFSPGEAERWRYVPPDVATVARHALAEGSTQWIGSLGGTGLPTVGRQLHPGGGRVAVPAATAGRVHGILEIAWPAPLPPQPPQVMRQVEALAELCAHTLQSYVHVGGPGRQPVVLPDASELMDLTDGLHDPALVLVPHVDAGGKLLDFRIQHVNDRFLDPAGRPRAVINGALLLEAYPMAAGGGDLFQRIERVHATGEPFRARRMSLTALVGEVPLAAVADLSISRHGACVLLIWRIEDEAARLASLLQNAQRLGRIGGFEEDLLTGETTWNGQLFALYGRPLSSPPVRLEDLSAHTHPDDAVIVGRLLRTLLHRRRPASAAFRLQRPDGVTRHMRIVAEPVLDTDGRLVAVRGAYQDISSQHWTEVALAATRDQLAQTEQHASERSRLALQLQHAIMPPTRAPLEAPGLQVAVRYRPAEEEHLVGGDWYDAVVLPSGLVMLCVGDVAGHGIEAATSMVVLRNALRGLAVTGAGPGQLLSWLNIVAHHLTGSITATAVCGLYDPARHTLRWARAGHLPPVLVREAQAAPLPLLRGMLLGAVPETVYEEEEVQLAADDTLLMYTDGLIERRDRSVEESLTQLLVQARTVPPTLDQQLDRLLTYSRSDTDDDTCIVGIRLR
- a CDS encoding STAS domain-containing protein: MPEDETATEPAEWTAPAEEVGAFLGRRREQIAQRWADEPLFRVVFTVSRDEAVEAGRGVVDAIAQVALSGRMEDTDNAGFTLVREQLARMAAARARAGLSNAQISREVDALRTPVVNLLVTDLPEASAEHVRECATTLTALMGTLRLVVMETSLTEGQALIDRQQLQLTEVATPVIRLWDGIVAVPLIGTLDSARSQVVMETLLESVVDQQARFAILDITGVPTVDSLVAQHLMKTVAAVRLMGAECVVSGIRPAIAQTIVHLGLDLPVVTRSSLADALAYALDRLGAGIVPAASGGAGPR
- a CDS encoding STAS domain-containing protein; amino-acid sequence: MSIAQNPLSVEVTLPREDVALVTVEGHLDLDTATEFQAHLANQLHHGRRHFLIDLSGVPFMDSSGMNIILRVYQEARNLPGSVHVINPRPAVRRVLELTGVSITVPISEKADEALELIDRQQGPQTSAG